From the Pongo pygmaeus isolate AG05252 chromosome X, NHGRI_mPonPyg2-v2.0_pri, whole genome shotgun sequence genome, one window contains:
- the TCEAL7 gene encoding transcription elongation factor A protein-like 7, with protein sequence MQKPCKENEGKPKCRVPKREEERPYGEFERQQTEGNFRQRLLQSLEEFKEDIDYRHFKNEEMTREGDEMERCLEEIRGLRKKFRALHSNHRHSRDRPYPI encoded by the coding sequence ATGCAAAAACCCTGCAAAGAGAACGAAGGAAAGCCAAAGTGCCGCGTgccaaagagggaggaagaacGCCCCTATGGAGAATTTGAACGCCAGCAAACAGAAGGGAATTTTAGACAGAGGCTGCTTCAGTCTCTCGAAGAATTTAAAGAGGACATAGACTataggcattttaaaaatgaagaaatgacaaGGGAGGGAGATGAGATGGAAAGGTGTTTGGAAGAGATAAGGGGTCTGAGAAAGAAATTTAGAGCTCTGCATTCTAACCATAGGCATTCTCGGGACCGTCCTTATCCCATTTAA
- the BEX2 gene encoding protein BEX2, which translates to MESKEERALNNLSVENVNQENDEKDEKEQIVNKGEPLALPLDAGEYCVPRGNRRRFRVRQPILQYRWDIMHRLGEPQARMREENMERIGEEMRQLMEKLREKQLSHSLRAVSTDPPHHDHHDEFCLMP; encoded by the coding sequence ATGGAGTCCAAAGAGGAACGAGCGTTAAACAATCTCAGCGTGGAAAATGTCAACCaggaaaatgatgaaaaagatgaaaaggagCAAATTGTTAATAAAGGGGAGCCCTTGGCCCTCCCTTTGGATGCTGGTGAATACTGTGTGCCTAGAGGAAATCGTAGGCGGTTCCGCGTTAGGCAGCCCATCCTGCAGTATAGATGGGACATAATGCATAGGCTTGGAGAGCCACAGGCAAGGATGAGAGAGgagaatatggaaaggattggGGAGGAGATGAGACAGCTGATGGAAAAGCTGAGGGAAAAGCAGTTGAGTCATAGTCTGCGGGCAGTCAGCACTGATCCCCCTCACCATGACCATCACGATGAGTTTTGCCTTATGCCCTGA